The following are encoded in a window of Penicillium oxalicum strain HP7-1 chromosome II, whole genome shotgun sequence genomic DNA:
- a CDS encoding Nucleolar protein 56 has protein sequence MADYLLFESPMGYSLFKVSIQGDAVGNRLKEVQAGVNDLAKFGKMVDLASFLPFENNKQALGEINDVSEGVASETLVSFLDLNLPKPSKKKKVVLGLLDKGLAGSIKSAFSFVDCETGDTSEVVQDLLRGIRLHFPKLLSQLREGDMDTAQLGLGHAYSRAKVKFSVQRDDNHIIQAIAILDQLDKAINTFSMRVREWYSWHFPELVKIVSDNQRYAQVALFVQDKKSLTDESLHDLAALVEDDKDVAQSIIDAAKRSMGQDISESDMENVIAFAERVVSISKYRKSLYQYLVSKMSVVAPNLAALIGEIVGARLISHAGSLTNLSKYPASTVQILGAEKALFRALKTKGNTPKYGLLYHSSFIGRAGPKNKGRISRFLANKCSIASRIDNFSESPTTKFGEVLKQQVEERLEFYSTGAAPTKNEVAMRSAMDAVLAGIDVDVDDSDAEMEDVDSKKEKKDKKEKKEKKEKKEKSDKSDKKKKRKSDVGEDDSEKKKKRKHDADTEPSKKKQKA, from the exons ATGGCGGATTACCTTCTCTTTGAGAGCCCCATGGGCTACTCGCTTTTCAAGGTCTCGATTCAGGGCGACGCCGTCGGCAACCGCCTGAAGGAAGTCCAGGCTGGAGTCAATGACCTTGCTAAGTTTGGCAAGATGGTTGACCTTGCCAGTTTTTTGCCATTCGA AAACAACAAGCAGGCTCTTGGTGAAATCAACGACGTTTCTGAAGGTGTCGCATCTGAGACTCTTGTTTCATTCCTGGACCTGAATTTGCCCAAAcccagcaagaagaagaaggtcgtTCTTGGCCTCCTCGACAAGGGCCTTGCCGGTAGCATCAAGTCCGCCTTTTCTTTCGTCGACTGTGAGACTGGAGACACCAGCGAAGTCGTTCAGGATCTTCTCCGTGGCATTCGGTTGCACTTCCCCAAACTGCTGAGCCAACTTCGTGAGGGTGATATGGACACTGCCCAGCTGGGTCTTGGTCACGCTTACTCCCGTGCCAAGGTCAAGTTCTCTGTTCAGCGGGACGACAACCACATCATCCAGGCCATCGCTATCCTCGACCAACTCGACAAGGCGATCAACACCTTCTCCATGCGTGTTCGCGAATGGTACTCTTGGCATTTCCCCGAGCTGGTCAAGATTGTTTCCGACAACCAGCGTTACGCTCAGGTTGCTCTCTTCGTTCAGGACAAGAAGAGCCTCACCGATGAAAGCCTGCACGATCTTGCGGCTCTTGTCGAGGACGACAAGGATGTCGCCCAGAGCATCATTGATGCCGCTAAGCGCAGTATGGGTCAGGATATCTCCGAGTCCGACATGGAGAACGTCATCGCTTTCGCTGAGCGCGTCGTGAGCATTTCCAAGTATCGCAAGTCTCTCTACCAGTACTTGGTTTCCAAGATGAGCGTCGTTGCGCCCAACCTGGCTGCCCTGATTGGTGAGATTGTTGGTGCCCGCCTGATCTCCCACGCTGGTAGCTTGACCAATCTGTCCAAGTACCCTGCCTCTACTGTCCAGATTCTTGGTGCCGAGAAGGCTCTTTTCCGTGCTCTGAAGACCAAGGGCAACACCCCCAAGTATGGTCTGCTGTATCACTCTTCCTTCATTGGTCGGGCTGGGCCCAAGAACAAGGGACGCATCTCCCGCTTCCTTGCCAACAAGTGTTCGATTGCCTCTCGTATCGACAACTTCTCCGAGAGCCCCACTACCAAGTTTGGTGAGGTCCTGAAGCAGCAGGTCGAGGAGCGCCTGGAGTTCTACTCCACCGGCGCTGCTCCCACCAAGAACGAGGTCGCTATG AGATCCGCTATGGATGCCGTTCTTGCTGGCATTGACGTTGATGTCGATGACAGTGATGCTGAGATGGAAGATGTTGActccaagaaggagaagaaggacaagaaggagaagaaagagaagaaggagaagaaggagaagagcgacaagagcgacaagaagaagaagcgcaagtccGATGTGGGCGAGGACGActccgagaagaagaagaagcgcaagcacGATGCTGACACCGAGCcttcaaagaagaagcaaaaggcaTAA
- a CDS encoding DNA polymerase epsilon catalytic subunit A, whose amino-acid sequence MPSRKPSKFGNKFRSSAASSNPRRTKTVEFGSLRSSEATSQDEKFEAIRLANSIDESLGFPRFESGETRAGWLINMHSTTIQDPNVPGGRAGVDYYFLQDDGGSFKATVEYDPYFLIAVKKGHEIEVEEWCRRAFEGLIKSFKRLDKEDLSLPNHLLGHRRTFIRLNFANVPNLLEVRRTLLPLAEKNKKNANVMDAYVEMTSAAAGFDLFDDEIINEQRPNGNTQASDFIVDIREYDVPYHVRVSIDKDIRIGKWYDVEAKHGVISLKCLEERLQRADPVVLAFDIETTKLPLKFPDAVIDQIMMISYMIDGQGFLITNREIVSEDINDFEYTPKPEYNGPFIIFNEPNERAVIERFFEHIKIAKPTVIATYNGDFFDWPFVEARASVQGIDMYMEIGFRKNSEDIYQSDNCVHMDCFAWVSRDSYLPQGSRGLKAVTVAKLGYDPDELDPELMTPYASERPQTLAEYSVSDAVATYYLYMKYVHPFIFSLCTIIPLSPDDTLRKGTGTLCEMLLMVEAYKGEIVLPNKHKDPPEAFYEGHLLESQTYVGGHVESIEAGVFRSDIPTGFNVDPGAIDELIRDLDHALKFSIEVEEKKSLDDVVNFDEVKAQIAEKLLDLRNNPTRNEVPFIYHLDVASMYPNIMITNRLQPDSMIDESDCAACDFNRPGKTCDRRMPWAWRGEFLPAKRDEYNMIRRATANERFPSQRKNGLLRAFEELSIEEQAGVVKKRLQDYSKKIYHKIHDSKTMIREAIICQRENPFYVDTVRSFRDRRYDFKGKQKVWKNKTEALQSSGASAAEVDEAKKMIVLFDSLQLAHKVILNSFYGYVMRKGSRWYSMEMAGVTCLTGAHIIQMARELVERIGRPLELDTDGIWCMLPGTFPENFTFALKNGKKLSISYPCVMLNHLVHARYTNHQYQALVDPSTHKYETYSENSIFFEVDGPYRAMILPTSKEEDKNLKKRYAVFNHDGSLAELKGFEVKRRGELKLIKIFQTQIFKFFLEGSNLAETYAAVARVADRWLDVLYEHGATLADEELIDLISENRSMTKTLEEYGNQKSTSITTARRLAEFLGEQMVKDKGLNCKYIISSRPRNTPVTERAIPVTIFSAEESVKRFFLRKWLKDDPGDMDPRSIIDWDYYLERLGSVVQKLITIPAALQKLRNPVPRVAHPDWLQRRINQKDDKFKQKKMTDLFEKSEKLPLSSISTNILDHRVQHAGDLVDEVLAQSTQKQKNSPESKTSQKRKHPEAATKTALDPFASLPAIMPSIADDYQGFIKYQKQKWKIQKQARIRRRQLFGERTNVATDGLSNFFRNQMMLYISTWQVLQLCESGRPGIVRAFVLIDQKIHALNVKVPRQFFVNLKRDSLPDVEVPDCKVEKVNHTLPNGHPSVHLFKLSLSEDTFLEESDKMDALFQHPSVEGVYERNITSSLRAVLKLGSQCTFDETHRGVLGEGLEKGFDLSTLLHATSDQPYLVDSSLTYHYLYHVASGDRQIFALFSTAKSEAHIVILNRTRDSQGLPNVDKIYSELLSRKLQDASTEESQNAFEYQDKIHFKTTQVMTRRKAHLEVGDLIRKLRNDETQPAIMVIQSQQKDRLCHDIPVLKDYPTLAVKPEVSDMDLPPLGWQAFIARRIVTHYLYLAAWIQHLALLARYGDVPLCNLETDDPRFLIDVAYARRLQQSNVVLWWSNGPRPDHAGFEKDDIVGPLEKVNMPSVNTPGAYSTVCIELDIRNLAINTILTSSIVHDMDGGDTLLAPSANGTDESGILYSEKAFASAGALVLREMVKNWWTEACAGNSMADIMVQHLIRWVESPISCLYDRSLHNYVRLLSRKSFQRLMAEFRRVGSNVVFASPTRLLLQTTKTEVGNAYAYSQYVIKSIRANPSFHFIDLDIKEYWDYLVWYDEYNYGGKGCQKVVEAEKQELETVMHWQLGRLLPTPMQTIFHDWVVEYIELMHAAKHPDLQENEISSTPRLTQIPIGKPNDVDDEGLSAVLAERFSKPLKKQISGLIRRQRDEMLHPELVSDYAFPVLPGVLVDPKGDKRNPALELVKLLMQVLSLSKTTTLESRLLRRELLALFEVREFSKEGRFENPSANLKLSELTCNACCLIRDLDLCRDEDVLSEPGADNDKAPKPWRCPFCQTEYDRLAQEEILIGQVHSLVLEWQTQDLKCSKCSGLKVSEFMEHCSCSGKWTATVDLKETEKKLRVLQSAAKFHSLQLLEGVVEEVLAHL is encoded by the exons ATGCCTTCGCGCAAGCCTAGCAAATTCGGTAACAAATTCCGATCGAGCGCAGCATCCTCCAATCCCCGACGAACAAAGACTGTGGAATTCGGATCACTTCGTTCTAGCGAAGCGACCTCTCAGGATGAGAAATTCGAGGCCATTCGGCTGGCCAACAGCATTGATGAGTCCCTGGGTTTCCCCCGTTTTGAATCGGGGGAGACCAGGGCCGGCTGGCTCATTAATATGCACAGCACCACAATACAGGATCCAAACGTACCGGGTGGTCGCGCTGGCGTCGACTACTATTTCCTTCAAGACGACGGAGGAAGCTTCAAGGCCACGGTTGAATACGATCCTTACTTCTTGATTGCGGTCAAGAAAGGCCATGAGATAGAAGTTGAGGAATGGTGCCGAAGGGCTTTTGAAGGGTTGATCAAGAGCTTCAAACGTCTTGATAAAGAAGACCTGAGTCTTCCAAATCACTTGCTCGGACACCGGAGGACCTTCATCAGACTGAACTTCGCCAACGTTCCCAATCTCCTCGAGGTCCGACGAACCCTGCTCCCATTGGCCgaaaagaacaagaagaatgCAAACGTGATGGATGCGTATGTCGAAATGACAAG TGCCGCGGCTGGCTTTGATCTTTTTGATGACGAAATAATTAATGAGCAACGACCTAATGGCAATACCCAAGCGAGTGATTTTATTGTTGATATTCGGGAATATGACGTTCCGTATCATGTGCGGGTCTCGATTGACAAAG ATATTCGCATTGGGAAATGGTACGATGTTGAAGCAAAGCACGGCGTGATCTCATTGAAATGCCTCGAAGAGAGGCTTCAACGTGCGGATCCTGTAGTGCTGGCCTTCGATATTGAGACGACCAAACTGCCATTGAAGTTTCCTGATGCAGTGATCGATCAAATTATGATGATTTCATACATGATTGATGGCCAGGGGTTCCTGATCACGAATCGAGAAATTGTGTCGGAGGATATCAACGATTTCGAGTACACGCCCAAACCAGAATACAACGGGcctttcatcatcttcaatgagCCCAATGAGAGAGCGGTTATTGAGCGATTTTTTGAACACATCAAAATCGCCAAGCCCACAGTCATTGCTACATACAACGGTGACTTCTTCGACTGGCCCTTCGTGGAAGCAAGAGCAAGTGTGCAAGGTATCGACATGTACATGGAAATTGGCTTCCGCAAAAACAGCGAAGACATCTACCAGAGCGACAACTGTGTGCACATGGACTGCTTCGCTTGGGTGAGCCGTGACAGTTATCTTCCCCAAGGAAGTCGTGGTCTGAAAGCTGTCACAGTCGCAAAACTAGGATATGATCCAGACGAGCTGGACCCGGAACTCATGACTCCCTATGCAAGCGAACGACCACAGACCTTGGCTGAATACTCGGTCTCCGATGCCGTCGCAACCTATTATCTTTACATGAAATACGTGCATCCCTTTATTTTCTCTCTATGCACTATCATCCCTCTCAGCCCCGACGATACATTACGAAAAGGAACTGGAACTCTGTGTGAGATGTTGCTCATGGTGGAGGCCTACAAAGGCGAGATTGTCTTGCCCAACAAGCACAAGGACCCTCCAGAGGCGTTCTATGAGGGCCATCTACTGGAGTCGCAGACATACGTCGGTGGTCACGTCGAAAGTATTGAAGCCGGTGTCTTTCGAAGTGACATTCCCACCGGTTTCAATGTGGACCCTGGTGCCATTGACGAGCTAATAAGAGACCTGGACCATGCGTTGAAGTTCAGTATCGAGGTTGAGGAGAAAAAATCGCTGGATGATGTAGTCAATTTTGATGAAGTCAAGGCTCAAATTGCCGAAAAGCTTCTCGACCTGCGAAACAACCCAACTCGAAATGAAGTTCCATTCATCTACCACTTGGATGTTGCATCCATGTATCCGAATATCATGATCACCAATCGTCTCCAGCCAGATTCCATGATTGATGAATCGGATTGTGCTGCCTGCGACTTCAACCGACCTGGAAAGACTTGTGACAGACGTATGCCCTGGGCCTGGCGTGGAGAATTCTTGCCTGCGAAGCGGGACGAATACAACATGATTCGGCGAGCCACAGCCAACGAAAGGTTTCCTAGTCAAAGGAAAAATGGATTACTGCGAGCATTCGAAGAGTTGAGTATCGAAGAGCAAGCCGGGGTTGTGAAGAAGCGCTTGCAGGACTACAGCAAGAAAATTTATCACAAAATTCACGACAGCAAAACGATGATTCGAGAAGCGATCATTTGTCAAAGAGAAAACCCCTTCTATGTTGACACAGTGCGAAGCTTTCGTGACCGACGTTACGATTTCAAGGGGAAACAGAAGGTttggaaaaacaaaacggAGGCGCTTCAATCTTCCGGTGCATCTGCGGCAGAGGTCGACGAGGCTAAGAAGATGATCGTTCTTTTCGACTCCTTACAACTTGCCCACAAAGTCATCCTGAACAGTTTCTATGGATATGTCATGCGAAAGGGTTCTCGATGGTATTCCATGGAAATGGCTGGTGTCACCTGCCTTACAGGAGCTCACATCATCCAGATGGCCCGAGAGCTCGTAGAGCGCATTGGGCGCCCGCTAGAGCTCGACACTGACGGTATCTGGTGTATGCTTCCGGGTACATTCCCAGAAAACTTCACCTTCGCACTAAAAAATGGCAAAAAACTCAGTATTTCGTATCCCTGTGTCATGCTCAACCACCTGGTTCATGCGCGGTATACGAACCATCAATACCAGGCTCTTGTGGACCCATCAACCCACAAATATGAGACCTACAGCGAAAACTCGATTTTCTTTGAAGTTGACGGTCCTTACCGAGCAATGATTCTCCCCACGTCAAAAGAGGAGGACAAGAACCTGAAGAAGCGATACGCGGTTTTCAATCATGACGGGTCTCTTGCTGAGTTGAAGGGCTTTGAGGTCAAGCGAAGAGGAGAGCTGAAGTTAATCAAGATATTCCAAACACAAATCTTCAAGTTCTTCCTCGAGGGCAGCAACCTCGCAGAAACCTATGCTGCTGTAGCACGGGTTGCTGATCGCTGGTTGGATGTGCTTTACGAGCACGGTGCCACTCTCGCGGATGAGGAGCTCATTGATCTCATTTCGGAGAATCGCAGCATGACCAAGACTCTTGAGGAGTATGGAAACCAGAAGTCCACATCCATCACGACAGCGAGACGCCTTGCGGAGTTCCTAGGCGAACAAATGGTCAAAGACAAGGGGTTGAACTGCAAGTATATTATCtcgtcgaggccaagaaaCACTCCCGTCACCGAACGTGCAATTCCAGTCACCATATTCTCAGCGGAGGAATCTGTCAAGCGCTTCTTTCTTCGCAAATGGCTCAAGGATGACCCAGGTGACATGGATCCTCGATCCATTATTGACTGGGACTACTACCTTGAACGTCTGGGCTCCGTTGTCCAGAAGCTCATCACCATTCCAGCCGCTCTTCAGAAGCTGAGGAACCCTGTACCGCGTGTCGCCCATCCAGATTGGTTGCAGCGGCGGATCAACCAGAAGGATGACAAgttcaaacaaaagaaaatgactGATCTTTTCGAAAAATCAGAGAAGTTGCCCCTCTCTTCAATTTCTACCAATATTCTGGACCATCGTGTTCAGCACGCGGGTGATTTGGTAGACGAGGTCCTTGCTCAATCGACTCAAAAACAGAAGAACTCCCCGGAGAGCAAGACTTCTCAAAAACGAAAACATCCCGAAGCTGCGACGAAGACAGCACTTGACCCCTTCGCCAGTTTGCCAGCCATCATGCCTTCCATTGCCGACGACTACCAGGGATTCATCAAATACCAAAAGCAAAAATGGAAGATTCAGAAGCAAGCTCGGATTCGCCGACGTCAGCTCTTCGGTGAGCGGACCAACGTTGCAACAGATGGGCTCAGTAATTTCTTCCGCAATCAGATGATGTTGTACATCAGTACTTGGCAAGTCCTGCAGCTCTGTGAATCCGGCCGGCCGGGCATTGTGCGCGCATTCGTTCTTATTGATCAAAAAATCCACGCTCTCAATGTGAAGGTCCCGCGGCAATTTTTCGTCAATTTGAAGCGTGACTCGTTGCCAGACGTCGAGGTACCGGACTGCAAGGTAGAAAAAGTGAATCATACCTTACCTAATGGACATCCATCCGTCCATCTCTTCAAACTCTCACTTTCAGAAGATACATTCCTCGAGGAGTCGGACAAAATGGACGCCCTGTTTCAGCATCCCAGTGTTGAAGGTGTCTACGAACGGAACATCACATCCAGTCTTCGTGCGGTGCTCAAACTTGGGAGTCAGTGTACTTTCGATGAAACCCATCGTGGTGTCCTTGGTGAAGGATTGGAGAAGGGATTCGACCTCTCAACACTTCTCCACGCAACTTCCGATCAACCGTATTTGGTGGACTCTTCTCTGACGTATCACTATCTTTACCACGTCGCCTCTGGTGATAGACAAAtctttgctcttttctcAACCGCCAAGAGCGAAGCGCACATCGTCATTCTCAACCGCACGAGAGACTCCCAAGGGTTGCCCAATGTTGATAAAATATATTCGGAATTGCTCTCTCGCAAGTTGCAGGACGCCTCGACTGAAGAGTCCCAAAATGCCTTTGAATACCAGGACAAGATCCACTTCAAGACGACTCAGGTGATGACTCGTCGAAAGGCTCACCTTGAAGTGGGCGACCTGATTCGCAAACTGAGGAATGACGAGACCCAGCCCGCAATCATGGTCATTCAGTCACAGCAAAAGGACCGTTTATGCCACGACATCCCGGTGCTGAAGGACTACCCAACTCTGGCTGTGAAGCCCGAGGTCTCGGATATGGATCTCCCACCTCTCGGATGGCAAGCATTCATCGCTCGGCGCATTGTCACACACTACCTGTATCTGGCAGCCTGGATCCAACATTTGGCTTTGCTTGCGCGATACGGAGACGTCCCACTTTGCAACTTGGAGACCGACGACCCTCGTTTCCTGATCGATGTTGCGTACGCTCGGCGGTTGCAGCAGAGCAACGTCGTTTTGTGGTGGTCTAACGGACCTCGACCCGATCACGCTGGCTTTGAAAAAGACGACATCGTCGGCCCGCTAGAGAAGGTCAATATGCCCTCCGTCAACACACCGGGTGCATATTCAACGGTGTGCATTGAACTGGACATTCGCAACCTGGCAATCAATACCATCCTGACATCTTCCATCGTACATGACATGGACGGGGGTGATACCCTGCTGGCCCCGTCCGCGAACGGGACAGACGAATCGGGGATTCTGTACTCTGAGAAAGCGTTTGCATCCGCTGGCGCGTTGGTGTTGCGAGAGATGGTCAAAAACTGGTGGACTGAAGCGTGCGCTGGAAACAGCATGGCGGATATCATGGTCCAACATCTGATCCGTTGGGTGGAGAGTCCCATTTCATGTTTGTATGACCGGTCCCTGCACAATTACGTGCGTTTACTCTCGCGAAAGTCATTCCAACGCCTGATGGCCGAATTCCGACGGGTGGGCTCCAATGTGGTTTTCGCCAGTCCCACTCGCCTTCTGCTACAGACGACCAAGACCGAGGTCGGCAATGCTTATGCCTACAGTCAATACGTGATCAAGTCCATTCGAGCCAATCCGTCATTCCACTTTATCGACCTGGACATCAAGGAATACTGGGACTATCTGGTCTGGTACGACGAGTACAACTATGGTGGCAAGGGATGCCAAAAGGTGGTGGAAGCCGAGAAGCAAGAGCTCGAGACTGTGATGCACTGGCAGCTGGGCCGTTTGTTGCCCACCCCCATGCAGACCATCTTCCACGACTGGGTGGTAGAGTACATTGAGCTCATGCATGCTGCCAAACATCCCGATCTTCAGGAGAATGAGATATCGTCAACGCCGCGCCTGACGCAGATTCCCATCGGAAAGCCAAACGACGTTGACGACGAAGGCTTGTCCGCTGTACTCGCGGAACGGTTCTCCAAGCCATTAAAGAAACAGATCTCGGGACTGATTCGCCGCCAGCGTGATGAGATGCTTCACCCCGAACTTGTCTCCGACTATGCCTTCCCGGTACTTCCCGGCGTCTTGGTTGATCCCAAGGGCGACAAGCGTAATCCGGCTCTTGAGCTCGTCAAACTGCTCATGCAAGTGCTCAGTCTGTCGAAAACGACCACTTTGGAATCTCGGTTGCTCCGTCGGGAGCTCCTCGCACTCTTTGAAGTGCGCGAGTTCAGCAAAGAGGGCCGCTTTGAGAACCCCAGTGCCAACCTGAAACTCTCTGAGCTCACCTGCAATGCCTGCTGTCTAATCCGTGACCTTGACCTGTGCCGGGACGAGGATGTCCTTTCCGAGCCGGGTGCCGATAATGACAAGGCGCCCAAGCCGTGGCGGTGCCCCTTCTGTCAAACCGAGTATGATCGGTTGGCCCAGGAAGAGATACTCATTGGGCAAGTGCACAGCCTGGTCCTTGAGTGGCAGACCCAAGATTTGAAATGTTCCAAGTGCAGTGGATTGAAAGTGAGCGAGTTCATGGAACATTGTTCCTGCAGTGGTAAATGGACTGCCACGGTCGATCTCAAGGAAACCGAAAAGAAGCTGCGTGTTTTGCAGAGTGCTGCCAAGTTTCACAGTCTGCAGTTGCTGGAGGGAGTCGTGGAGGAGGTGCTGGCCCATTTGTAA
- a CDS encoding Calcium/calmodulin-dependent protein kinase cmkB, whose product MAQPPRPQIQPCRYKTGKTLGAGSYSVVKECVHIDTGRFYAAKVINKRLMAGREHMVRNEIAVLKKVSMGHQNILTLVDYFETMNNLYLVTDLALGGELFDRICRKGSYYESDAADLIRAVLSAVAYLHDHGIVHRDLKPENLLFRTPEDNADLLIADFGLSRIMDEEQFHVLTTTCGTPGYMAPEIFKKSGHGKPVDIWAIGVITYFLLCGYTPFDRDSNLEEMQAILAADYSFTPLEYWRGVSQEARNFINRCLTIDPQKRMTAHEALQHKWVNPPYDVAKIGSGEDLLPTVKKNFNARRTLHRAIDTVRAINKLREGGGFMMDGVMSIDPRPERVNGQEVVEEQHPGAPPANGGGGGDPMQIDSRGNARGQTEEQIREQERRVKDMVAGLWSRGHGK is encoded by the exons ATGGCGCAACCACCCAGACCCCAGATTCAGCCGTGTCGCTACAAGACTGGCAAGACTTTGGGAGCAGGCTCCTATTCTGTGGTCAAGGAATGTGTGCACATCGATACAGGGCGGTTCTATGCCGCCAAGGTGATCAACAAACGTCTGATGGCCGGGCGGGAACACATG GTTCGCAATGAAATCGCAGTCTTGAAAAAGGTGTCGATGGGACACCAGAACATCCTCACACTGGTGGATTACTTTGAGACCATGAACAATT TGTATTTGGTCACGGATCTTGCGCTGGGCGGAGAACTTTTCGACCGCATCTGTCGCAAAGGCAGCTACTATGAGTCCGACGCCGCAGACCTCATTCGCGCCGTCCTCTCAGCAGTCGCCTACCTACATGACCATGGCATTGTCCATCGGGACCTGAAGCCCGAGAACTTGCTGTTCCGCACCCCCGAGGACAATGCCGACCTGTTGATTGCCGATTTCGGTCTGTCGCGAATCATGGACGAAGAGCAATTTCACGTCCTGACCACCACCTGTGGTACACCAGGATACATGGCTCCGGAGATTTTCAAAAAAAGCGGTCACGGAAAGCCTGT CGATATCTGGGCCATCGGAGTAATCACCTATTTCCTCCTCTGTGGCTATACCCCCTTTGACCGAGACTCAAATCTGGAAGAGATGCAGGCCATCCTCGCCGCAGACTACTCATTCACTCCGCTCGAATACTGGCGCGGCGTGTCCCAAGAGGCTCGCAACTTCATCAACCGGTGTCTGACCATCGATCCCCAAAAGCGAATGACCGCCCATGAAGCCCTTCAACATAAATGGGTCAACCCGCCGTACGACGTGGCCAAGATCGGTTCCGGAGAAGACCTTCTCCCCACGGTCAAGAAGAATTTCAACGCGCGACGAACCCTGCACCGCGCGATCGATACCGTTCGTGCCATCAACAAACTCCGCGAGGGAGGCGGCTTCATGATGGACGGCGTCATGAGCATTGATCCTCGGCCAGAGCGAGTCAATGGACAAGAGGTGGTCGAGGAACAGCACCCCGGAGCTCCTCCTGCGaatggtggcggcggtggggACCCCATGCAGATTGATAGTCGAGGGAATGCCCGCGGGCAGACCGAAGAACAAATTCGGGAACAGGAGCGGAGAGTGAAGGATATGGTTGCTGGACTCTGGAGTCGTGGCCATGGAAAATGA
- a CDS encoding Serine hydroxymethyltransferase, cytosolic codes for MSSYALSESHKDQMHNSLKESDPEVAEIMAKEIQRQRESVVLIASENFTSRAVFDALGSPMCNKYSEGYPGARYYGGNQHIDAIEITCQQRALKAFNLDPAKWGVNVQCLSGSPANLQVYQALMRPHDRLMGLDLPHGGHLSHGYQTPSRKISAVSTYFETFPYRVNLETGLIDYDQLETNAEMYRPKILVAGTSAYCRLIDYKRMRQIADKVGAYLVVDMAHISGLIAAGVIPSPFEYADVVTTTTHKSLRGPRGAMIFFRKGVRSTDKTGKEIMYDLEGPINFSVFPGHQGGPHNHTITALAVALKQAAAPEFKQYQELVIKNAKALENEFKALGHKLVSDGTDSHMVLVDLRPKSLDGARVEAVLEQINIACNKNSIPGDKSALTPCGIRIGAPAMTSRGMGEDDFKRIAGYIDQAINLCTKIQSELPKEANKLKDFKAKVASESVPEILELRKEIAGWASTYPLPV; via the exons ATGTCTTCCTACGCCTTGTCCGAGTCCCACAAGGAC CAAATGCACAACTCCTTGAAGGAGTCTGACCCCGAGGTCGCTGAGATCATG GCCAAGGAGATTCAGCGTCAGCGCGAGTCTGTCGTCCTGATTGCCTCTGAGAACTTCACCTCTCGTGCCGTCTTCGATGCCCTGGGCTCGCCCATGTGCAACAAGTACTCCGAGGGATACCCCGGTGCCCGTTACTACGGTGGTAACCAGCACATTGATGCCATTGAGATCACCTGCCAGCAGCGTGCCCTCAAGGCCTTCAACTTGGATCCTGCCAAGTGGGGTGTGAACGTGCAGTGCCTCAGTGGCAGCCCTGCCAACTTGCAGGTCTACCAGGCGCTTATGCGCCCCCATGACCGTCTGATGGGTCTTGATCTCCCCCACGGTGGTCACTTGTCTCACGGCTACCAGACCCCCTCTCGCAA GATCTCTGCTGTCTCCACTTACTTCGAGACCTTCCCCTACCGCGTCAACTTGGAGACTGGCCTTATCGACTATGACCAGCTCGAGACCAACGCCGAGATGTACCGTCCCAAGATCCTCGTCGCCGGTACCTCTGCCTACTGTCGCCTGATTGACTACAAGCGCATGCGCCAGATCGCTGACAAGGTTGGTGCCTACCTCGTCGTTGACATGGCCCACATCTCTGGTTTGATCGCCGCTGGTGTCATCCCCTCTCCCTTCGAGTACGCCGATGTTgttaccaccaccacccacaAGTCTCTCCGTGGTCCTCGTGGtgccatgatcttcttccgcAAGGGTGTCCGCAGCACCGACAAGACCGGCAAGGAGATCATGTACGACCTTGAGGGTCCCATCAACTTCTCCGTGTTCCCCGGTCACCAAGGTGGCCCCCACAACCACACCATCACCGCTCTGGCTGTTGCCCTTAAGCAGGCTGCCGCCCCTGAGTTCAAGCAGTACCAGGAGTTGGTCATCAAGAACGCCAAGGCTCTCGAGAACGAGTTCAAGGCCCTCGGCCACAAGCTCGTTTCCGACGGCACTGACAGCCACATGGTCCTCGTTGACCTGCGCCCCAAGAGCCTCGACGGTGCTCGCGTGGAGGCTGTGCTCGAGCAGATCAACATTGCTTGCAACAAGAACTCCATCCCCGGTGACAAGTCGGCCCTGACCCCTTGCGGTATTCGCATTGGTGCTCCTGCCATGACTTCCCGTGGTATGGGTGAGGATGACTTCAAGCGCATTGCTGGCTACATTGACCAGGCCATCAACCTGTGCACCAAGATCCAGAGCGAGCTTCCCAAGGAGGCTAACAAGCTGAAGgacttcaaggccaaggtcgCCTCCGAGAGCGTGCCTGAGATCTTGGAGCTTCGCAAGGAGATTGCCGGATGGGCCAGCACCTACCCTCTCCCCGTTTAA